The nucleotide sequence GTCTATCCTTCGTTAGAAACAAGGTTTGGCTTGAAGTCTCTTGCTATAGCTACTTATCCTATGTATAAAGGAATAGCCCGGTTGCTGGGGATGACTGTTCTTCCATCACTGGAGGGTATTGAGGATGAATTTAAGGCATTGAAAGACCAGTTTAACAATTATGATTTCTTCTATCTACACATCAAACAGACCGACTCCCGTGGAGAAGATGGGGATTTTGATGCCAAGGTGAAGGTAATTGAAGAGGTTGATAGCCTTTTGCCCCAGATAACTGAACTAAACCCTGATGTACTGGCGGTAACAGGGGATCATTCTACCCCTGCAAAGTGGGGTGGACATAGCTGGCATCCCCTTCCAGTAATACTGAATTCTAAGTTCTGCCGAATTGATCAGGTAACAAAATTCGATGAGATAAGCTGCATCCAGGGAGGGTTAGGCCGCCAGCCCACCGTTAATCTTATGGCCATTATGCTCGCCAATGCGGGACGCCTTGCAAAGTTTGGGGCATAATACCAGGTTCTGCTTGATCACCAACTCCTTACCCATTCGGAAACGCTCTTTATCCCTTCGAGGGTTTTCAATTCTTTCTTTATACTTTCCCGTTTTCCCTTTTCGAACACACTTGAGGTAAGTACATCAAACTTGTTATCCATCTCTTCCTCGGTCAGAGGATTATGGCTGAATCCTTTGCATGTGGAAGTAATCTCATATTCATTCCCGTCTTTCAAACGGACATTCAGGGGAGATTTAAATATACCATCTTCCATAAATGCCTTGTCCAGTTCCCTATCTCTCTCAATCTTCACCTTATCCGCCAGATCAAGCATCTTAGTGTCTGTAAGTCTTTTTTCAGATAGCTGCTCCTTTGGATTTAAAAGATGGCCGTCTACTATCACTGTTGCAAGGATGAAAGGCAGGCTCCACTGAGATATGGTCAGATTTTTTGGTTTGACTTTCACTTCTCTGGGGACACCCAGGAAGAGGGCAAAATGTGGAACATATGCCGTTATCTCACCTATATCCTCTGCTTCGAATCCATGTTCATTTATAAGTTTGATTACCCCATCTGCATACCCCTGGTTATAATGGCAGCATCCATAGTATTTAAATGCCATTTCTTTGATATTCCATGTTTCTCCAAGACCGTCTACGAGGTCGTCCTGGAATGTCATGTCTCCTGAAAGGGCATTGATAACCCCAAACCGTCCTTTACTATCCCATTGTCCCTCAAATATGGCATGAGGGCCAACAAACCCCTTTTTTGCCATAAGGGCATTTAGTATCCCGTTTTGTGATGCCCTTCCAGAGTTCCACCTGTAAGTCCAGTTTCCGTCAATAAGGTAATCTATGGTGGCTGCACCCATAGACCCTCCTGCCAGGCCAAAGGCATTGGTCATCTCCTCCTGCTTCAGGTCAAGGAGTTTACCAGAAGCGGCAACTGCACCAAAGGAAGGAAATATGGAGTTCGCCTCAAAGCCCCTGGCAGCAGTGAAACTCTGGGGTCTCCTATTCATGGCAGATGCAACCCTGGTCACAACCTCATAGCCAGCCACAACAGAGGTTATAAGGTCTTTTCCTGTCACACCCTCCCGTTCAGCCATAGCCAATGCTGAGGCTATCA is from Thermodesulfobacteriota bacterium and encodes:
- a CDS encoding MmgE/PrpD family protein — protein: MYFAERLAEWVVDLKYKDIPADVVEKAKLCIYDWVCIAVYGADSPWTKALLDIVRETGGRGESTIMVHKDLVPSPNAAMVNAVMALSYDLSDTYPRVELHPSCSVIASALAMAEREGVTGKDLITSVVAGYEVVTRVASAMNRRPQSFTAARGFEANSIFPSFGAVAASGKLLDLKQEEMTNAFGLAGGSMGAATIDYLIDGNWTYRWNSGRASQNGILNALMAKKGFVGPHAIFEGQWDSKGRFGVINALSGDMTFQDDLVDGLGETWNIKEMAFKYYGCCHYNQGYADGVIKLINEHGFEAEDIGEITAYVPHFALFLGVPREVKVKPKNLTISQWSLPFILATVIVDGHLLNPKEQLSEKRLTDTKMLDLADKVKIERDRELDKAFMEDGIFKSPLNVRLKDGNEYEITSTCKGFSHNPLTEEEMDNKFDVLTSSVFEKGKRESIKKELKTLEGIKSVSEWVRSW